Part of the Amycolatopsis sp. 195334CR genome is shown below.
CCCGGCCTGCTCTCGATCCGGTCGCCGGGCAGCACCCGCCGCAACTGCCAGATGTAGGTCTTGAGGTTCGCCTCGGCCGAGGCGGGCACGGCCTGTTCATGCCAGGTCGCGCCGATCAGCTGAGCCACACTGGTCCAGCCGTTAGGGTTCAGCAGCAGGGTGGCCAGCACCGTGGTCGGTTTCCTGGCCCCCAGCTCGAGCACGGCCCCCGCCGGTGTTCGTGCCTCGAGCGGCCCCAGCACCCGGAACAGCACGCCGCACCTCCTCGTTCGATGATCTGCGGCCCACCTTCCAGCAGCACACATGAGGATTCGATGACAGCAACAGGCCAGGCGCGGGTGATGGTCGTCGAGGACGACGAGGATCTGCGGGTCGCGGTCGCGGCCGAGCTGCGCGCGGCCGGGCTCGACGTGGTGGTGGCGGGCGATCTGGCCGCCGCCGGGCAGGTGCCGCCGCCGCTCGCCTGCGCGGTGTACGACCGGATGCTGCCCGACGGCGACGCGATCACCCACGTGCACCAGCGGCGGCTGACCGGCTGGGCGGTGCCGGTGTTGTTCCTGACCGCCCGCGACTCCCTCGCCGACCGCGTCGACGGCTTCGCCCACGGCGGGGACGACTACCTGGTCAAGCCGTTCGCGCCGGGGGAGCTGACCGCGCGGGTGCTGGCGCTGTGCCGCCGTGCGGGTGCCGGGCGCCCGTCGGTCCTGCGGCACGCCGACCTCGAAGTGGACTGCGCGCGCCGCGAAGTCCGCCGTGGCGGGGTGCTGCTCACGCTCAGCGGCAAGGAGTTCGCCGTGCTCGAATACCTGGCCGCCCGCCCGGACCAGGCGGTGCCCCGCGCCGAGCTGCTGGAGCACTGCTGGGACGCCGAGGCGGATCCGATGTCCAACGTGGTCGACGTGGTGGTCCGGCGGTTGCGGCGCAAACTGCGCGAACCCGACCTGATCCACACCGTGCGCGGGCGCGGTTACCGGCTGGCGGACTCGTGAAGAGCGTCTCCGCCGAGCGTCTCCGCCGGCTGCGCGTGCTGCTGACCCTGTTGTTCACCACGCTGAACGCGGCCGGGTTGATCCTGCTCGCGTGGCTGGTCGTGCAGTCCGACAGCGCGTACGGCGAGCAACTGCTGGACGGCGAGCTGAACCGCGTCACCTCCACCTCCGCCCGGCTGGTCCAGTACGGCGACGGCATCGTCACCGACTACATCGGCAAGGACGTGCTGAGCGACCAGTGCCCGCAGTTCGCCGTGCTCCCCGGTGGGGCCACGCCGTTTTCGCCGTACTACAGCGCGCGCAACTGCGTCGAGGTGGACCGCGCCGTGCTCGACCAGCTCGCGACGCAGACCGTCACGACCAACCGCGTGCTGCACACGTACGTGAACGACGGGGACGCGCGGGTGCGCACCGAGGCGTTGCGCAACGAATCCGGCCAGAACATCGGGGCCGTGGTCGCCTGGAGCGACGCGCGGCAGGTCGCCGCCGACCACCAGCAGCTGGTGCTGAGCGTGGCGGGCGGGTGCCTGGTGCTGGTCGCCGCGGTCGCGCTCGCCGGGCACGCGCTGGCGGGCCGGGCGCTGCGACCCGCCGCGGCCGCGCTCGAACAGCAGGAGGTGCTGCTCGCCGAGACCGCGCACGACCTGCGGACCCCGGTCGCCGCGCTCCGGGCACTGGCCGAGACCGCGCTGCGGCACCCCGACCAGCGCGCCGAACTGCTGCCGCGCACGGTCCGGCTGGCCGGGCGGATGGGCGGCATCATCGACGGGTTGCTGGTCCGCGCGCGGCTCGCGGCCGGGGTGGAGCAGCTGGCGATCCAGCCGGTGTGGCTCGACCAGTTGGTCACCGCCCTGGTCGAGGAAACCCCGCACGAGGGCGCCCGCGTCACGGTCACCGCGGCGGCGACCAAGGTCTCCGCCGATCCCGCGCTGCTGCAACGGGCCATCGGCAACCTGCTGGACAACGCGCTGCGGTACGGGAAACAACCCGACCAACCGGCGATCGTGCACATCACGGTGGCGGGCGGCCGGGTCACCGTGGCCGACCACGGACCGGGGATCGACGCGTCGCTGACGGACGACGCCTTCGACCGGTTCAGCAGCGGTGGTGGTTCGTCCGGGCTCGGGCTGGCGATCGTGAGCTGGGTGGCGCAGTCGCACGGCGGCACGCTCACCGTCTACAACGCGGAGGAGGGCGGCGCGATCTTCGAACTGGCGCTGCCGGTCCTCCGCGGCTGAATGTACCGGTAATGGACCGTTACTGGACCGGTTGGCCTATTCTCGCTGTGTGATGGCGCGGGGTCGGGGCCGGTGGCGTGGTCGTTCACCGATGGTGATCACCGTGGTCGCGGTCGCGACCGCGGTGGGGGTCGCCGTGTCCGGTGCGGCGAAGCCCGACGGCGGCATCGACTTCTTCCAGTCCGGGCACTGGGTGTTCAGCAATCTGCTCGGCACCGTGTTCCACATCGACGGCGCCAGCCGCAACGTCGACGCGCAGCTGGCACTGCCCGGCGCCGATCCCGGCAGCCAGGTGGTCCAGGGCGAAACCGGCGGATATGTGGTCGGTGGCAACCGGATCATCGAGTTCGGCAAGTCCGATCTGGCCGTGGAGAAGACGATCTCCCCGCCGGCCGACGAGCGGCCGGTGGCGCTGGAGGTCGCGGGTGGCCCGTACCTGGTGTACCGGCAGGCCGGGCAGATCGTCCGCCTCGGTGACGACACGCTGACCGTGTCCGCCGGGGGCAAGCTGGGCGAGCCGGTCGCCACCACCGGTGGTGACATCTGGTTGCACCACACCGAAAGCAACGCGATCTGCGAACTGGCGCGCGACGCCGACCGGCTCGAATGCCCGACGAACGCACCCAGCGGGCACACCGGCGGGCTGACCGTCGTCGCCGATCGCCCGGTGTTCGTGGACACCTCCACCGACACCGTGCACGCGATCGACGGCAAGAACCTCGGCCCCGGCACCGCACTAGGTGTCGACGCGCCGCCGAACGCGCGCCTCGCCTCGACCGACGTCGGCGGCCGGATCGCCGTGCTCGACGGGCCGGGCAAACGCATGCACCTGGTCGACACCACACCCGCGAAGGCCAACCCGGTCACCGTCGACCTGCCCGACGGGGACTACGCCGACGTCGCGTCCTCCGGGCAGTCCGTGGTCCTGCTGGATCGCGCCAAGAACAACGTGCTCACCTACGACCGCGACGGCAATCCGCGCAAGACCACCCCGGTCCCGCCGAGCAAACCGCGGCTGTCCAGGGGCGAGGATTCCCGGGTCTACGTCGACAGCGACGACGGCGGGCACGTGCTGGTGGTGGACAACGACGGCGCGGTCAACCCGGTCGACGTGGCGCGTGAGCGGCAGCCCACGCCGCCGCCCGTGCCGGTGCAACCGCAGCAACCGCCCCAAGCCCAGCCGCAGCAACCACCGCAACAGCGCACCCCGCCGCCGGCGAAGCCGAAACCCCCGTCGCAGCCGGAAAAGCCGGCTCCGCCCCCGGCGAAACCGGCCAGCCCGCCGGGCGCGCCGCCCGGGGTCAAGGCCACCGCCGGGAACGCCGCGGTCACGGTCAACTGGGGTGCCGCGTCCCCGAACGGCGGCGCGATCTCGAACTACCACGTCTCCTGGACCTCCAGCTCCGGCAGCGGCGAGAAGACCGTCGGCGGTGGCGTCCGCTCGACCTCGCTCAGCGGCCTGACCAACGGGACCACCTACGTGGTCACGGTGACCGCGCAGAACTCCGCCGGACGTGGTCCCAGCGCCAGTTCCGCCGGGGTGACGCCCTCCGCACCGAAGTCGATCACGATTTCGCGGGGTACCCCGGAGGCGTACAACGACGAGTGCTCGCTGCCCGACTGCGCGTTGATCCGGGTGGTGGCCAAGGGGTTCGAGCCGGGCACCCGGGTCAGGTTCGTCCCGCACGCCAACTCGTCGTACACCAACGAGGGCAAGACCATGGAAATCGATCCGGACGGCACGGAGTCCTTCGAGGCGTTCCACTTCGGACAGGTGGGGCGCACGGTGTGGGTCACCGCGGACGGCGTCGAATCGAATCGAATCGTGTGGGAGGAAGGGTGACCCAGCCGAAGTCGGCCGAGGTCTACGAACTGCTCGCGGCCAACGTGCAGCAGGTGATCCGGGGCAAGCCCGAGGTGGTGCGCCTGGCGATCACCGCGCTGCTCGCCGAAGGCCACCTGCTCGTCGAGGACGTGCCCGGCCTGGGCAAGACCACGCTCGCCCGCTGCCTCGCGCGCAGCGTGGGCGGTTCGTTCAACCGCATCCAGTTCACCCCGGACCTGCTGCCCGGCGACATCACCGGCGTGATGGTGTACCACCAGAAGGAGGAGCGCTTCGCCTTCCACGGCGGGGGCATCTTCGCCAACGTGGTGCTCGCCGACGAGATCAACCGCGGTACCCCGAAAACCCAGTCCGCGCTGCTCGAGGTGATGGCCGAGCGCACCGCGACGGTGGATTCGGTGCGGCACGAGGTACCCCACCCGTTCCTCGTGGTGGCCACGCAGAACCCGATCGAGATGGAGGGCACCTACCGGCTGCCCGAGGCCCAGCTCGACCGGTTCCTGATGCGGTTGTCCGTCGGGTACCCGGACCTCGACGCCGAGATCCTGGTGATCATGAGCGACTGCGCGGGGATCAGCCCCGAGGACCTGCCCGCCGTGGTGGACCTCGGGCGGCTCAAGGAGGCCATCGCGGAGGTGCGCGCGTCGCACATCGACCGCGAGGTGTGCGCGTACGCGGCCAGGCTGGCGGCGGCGACCCGGACGCACGCGGCGATCCGCTACGGCGCGAGCCCGCGCGGCAGCATCTCGCTCGTCCGCGCCGCGCAGGCCTACGCCGCCACCGCCGGCCGCCTCTACGTCACCCCGGACGACATCAAGGACGTGGCGAAGCCGGTGCTCGCGCATCGCCTCGTGCTGACCGCCGACGCCGAGCTGAACCAGCGCGGCGCCGACGACGTCCTCGACGAGATCCTGGCGGCCGTCCCGGTGCCGTCGGTCAACGCCGCGGGACGGTGACCT
Proteins encoded:
- a CDS encoding sensor histidine kinase KdpD is translated as MKSVSAERLRRLRVLLTLLFTTLNAAGLILLAWLVVQSDSAYGEQLLDGELNRVTSTSARLVQYGDGIVTDYIGKDVLSDQCPQFAVLPGGATPFSPYYSARNCVEVDRAVLDQLATQTVTTNRVLHTYVNDGDARVRTEALRNESGQNIGAVVAWSDARQVAADHQQLVLSVAGGCLVLVAAVALAGHALAGRALRPAAAALEQQEVLLAETAHDLRTPVAALRALAETALRHPDQRAELLPRTVRLAGRMGGIIDGLLVRARLAAGVEQLAIQPVWLDQLVTALVEETPHEGARVTVTAAATKVSADPALLQRAIGNLLDNALRYGKQPDQPAIVHITVAGGRVTVADHGPGIDASLTDDAFDRFSSGGGSSGLGLAIVSWVAQSHGGTLTVYNAEEGGAIFELALPVLRG
- a CDS encoding response regulator transcription factor, producing the protein MTATGQARVMVVEDDEDLRVAVAAELRAAGLDVVVAGDLAAAGQVPPPLACAVYDRMLPDGDAITHVHQRRLTGWAVPVLFLTARDSLADRVDGFAHGGDDYLVKPFAPGELTARVLALCRRAGAGRPSVLRHADLEVDCARREVRRGGVLLTLSGKEFAVLEYLAARPDQAVPRAELLEHCWDAEADPMSNVVDVVVRRLRRKLREPDLIHTVRGRGYRLADS
- a CDS encoding MoxR family ATPase; its protein translation is MTQPKSAEVYELLAANVQQVIRGKPEVVRLAITALLAEGHLLVEDVPGLGKTTLARCLARSVGGSFNRIQFTPDLLPGDITGVMVYHQKEERFAFHGGGIFANVVLADEINRGTPKTQSALLEVMAERTATVDSVRHEVPHPFLVVATQNPIEMEGTYRLPEAQLDRFLMRLSVGYPDLDAEILVIMSDCAGISPEDLPAVVDLGRLKEAIAEVRASHIDREVCAYAARLAAATRTHAAIRYGASPRGSISLVRAAQAYAATAGRLYVTPDDIKDVAKPVLAHRLVLTADAELNQRGADDVLDEILAAVPVPSVNAAGR
- a CDS encoding fibronectin type III domain-containing protein; its protein translation is MVITVVAVATAVGVAVSGAAKPDGGIDFFQSGHWVFSNLLGTVFHIDGASRNVDAQLALPGADPGSQVVQGETGGYVVGGNRIIEFGKSDLAVEKTISPPADERPVALEVAGGPYLVYRQAGQIVRLGDDTLTVSAGGKLGEPVATTGGDIWLHHTESNAICELARDADRLECPTNAPSGHTGGLTVVADRPVFVDTSTDTVHAIDGKNLGPGTALGVDAPPNARLASTDVGGRIAVLDGPGKRMHLVDTTPAKANPVTVDLPDGDYADVASSGQSVVLLDRAKNNVLTYDRDGNPRKTTPVPPSKPRLSRGEDSRVYVDSDDGGHVLVVDNDGAVNPVDVARERQPTPPPVPVQPQQPPQAQPQQPPQQRTPPPAKPKPPSQPEKPAPPPAKPASPPGAPPGVKATAGNAAVTVNWGAASPNGGAISNYHVSWTSSSGSGEKTVGGGVRSTSLSGLTNGTTYVVTVTAQNSAGRGPSASSAGVTPSAPKSITISRGTPEAYNDECSLPDCALIRVVAKGFEPGTRVRFVPHANSSYTNEGKTMEIDPDGTESFEAFHFGQVGRTVWVTADGVESNRIVWEEG